The Candidatus Omnitrophota bacterium genome window below encodes:
- a CDS encoding ComEA family DNA-binding protein — protein sequence MDRDKKVDTFMFVLCFSLFLASISMVIRDNACEEELFIIRGKAGRDRVCDKERFLSYAESYRKKMGVNINSAGVEDLSSLPGIGPAIAKRIIAYRERKGGSMSLEDLGKIKGIGPAKIRMISEKIEYDRGTVFQ from the coding sequence ATGGACAGGGACAAAAAAGTTGATACTTTCATGTTCGTACTGTGTTTTTCGCTGTTCCTAGCGTCGATCTCCATGGTGATAAGGGATAATGCGTGCGAAGAAGAGCTGTTCATCATAAGGGGAAAGGCAGGCCGGGACAGGGTATGTGATAAAGAAAGATTTTTATCTTATGCCGAGAGTTACAGGAAAAAGATGGGTGTGAACATCAATAGCGCCGGGGTGGAAGATCTCTCGTCGCTTCCGGGTATCGGACCGGCGATAGCGAAGAGGATAATAGCCTACAGAGAACGCAAGGGTGGGAGCATGTCGCTTGAAGACCTGGGGAAGATCAAGGGTATAGGCCCGGCTAAGATAAGGATGATAAGCGAAAAAATAGAATATGATCGAGGAACGGTCTTCCAATGA